One genomic segment of Paenibacillus sp. FSL H8-0332 includes these proteins:
- a CDS encoding extracellular solute-binding protein, which produces MRLKRIRVMALLLSMVLVLGVLAACGSSPKEEKVAAPAGSESTNAGGNEPSATAKEDDGPFSKYEEPVTVSLGRQGVSGNNLPAGDTLENNKYLKYVEDRLNVKVKYDFSVEDQDAYNQKVTLAISSNSLPDILVVDEQQFKRMAKAGMLADLTELYDQYASPLIKDYYNSYTGDRVLNTGRIDGKLMALPNTNIDGNYQLLWIRQDWLNKLKLETPSTMDELKTVIKAFKEQDPDGNGKADTVGLLGDKSVVADGGFFTFDPIFNANHAYPKNWFKDEGGNIIYGSTTPETKQALSELREMYADGLIDKEFLTRKYEDNAGLVSGGRAGILFAPWFGGWALSDAVKANPEADWVPLAVPLDGEGKRNIVPSTPSGTFMVVNKKAEHPEAALKMLSVEYEGIRLLDSTAQELYKDLGVGWLNYPINVQLDYQDSLARDVPIYEKAIKDKNLDGLPARILPRVKAVLKNNENPKKDIPAYADSLAFYTAASITGAKEIVKVEPVFYGKTEAMLKKGANLEKLENETFLKIITGTSPLEEFDKFVKTWKSIGGDEITKEVAEAVESP; this is translated from the coding sequence ATGAGATTGAAGAGAATTCGTGTTATGGCTTTGCTGCTGTCCATGGTATTGGTGCTGGGAGTGCTGGCGGCTTGCGGCAGCAGTCCAAAGGAGGAGAAGGTAGCTGCGCCCGCCGGCAGTGAGTCCACGAATGCCGGAGGCAATGAACCATCCGCCACCGCCAAAGAGGACGATGGACCCTTCAGCAAATATGAAGAACCCGTTACCGTGTCTCTGGGGAGACAGGGCGTATCGGGGAATAACCTGCCGGCAGGAGATACGCTGGAGAATAACAAGTATCTGAAATATGTCGAGGACCGCTTGAACGTAAAGGTGAAATACGATTTCTCGGTGGAAGACCAGGATGCGTATAACCAGAAGGTTACCCTGGCAATCTCAAGCAATTCCCTGCCTGACATTCTGGTGGTGGATGAGCAGCAGTTCAAGAGAATGGCCAAAGCGGGTATGCTGGCCGATCTGACCGAATTATACGATCAATATGCCTCGCCGCTGATTAAGGATTATTACAACTCCTATACGGGAGACCGGGTACTGAACACCGGAAGAATCGACGGCAAGCTGATGGCGCTGCCCAATACCAACATCGACGGCAATTATCAGCTCCTGTGGATACGCCAGGACTGGCTGAACAAGCTGAAGCTTGAGACGCCCAGTACTATGGATGAGCTGAAGACTGTGATCAAAGCGTTCAAGGAGCAGGACCCTGACGGTAACGGAAAAGCGGATACCGTTGGTCTGCTTGGCGATAAATCAGTGGTCGCAGACGGCGGCTTCTTCACCTTCGATCCGATCTTCAATGCCAATCATGCCTATCCGAAGAACTGGTTCAAGGATGAGGGAGGAAACATCATCTACGGCTCCACGACTCCAGAGACCAAGCAGGCGCTCTCTGAGCTGAGAGAGATGTATGCGGACGGGTTGATTGACAAAGAGTTCCTGACCCGGAAGTACGAGGATAATGCCGGGCTGGTATCAGGAGGCCGGGCCGGTATCCTGTTCGCCCCCTGGTTCGGAGGCTGGGCATTGTCTGATGCGGTGAAGGCCAACCCGGAAGCAGATTGGGTGCCGCTGGCTGTGCCGCTGGACGGGGAAGGCAAACGGAATATCGTGCCATCCACGCCGTCGGGAACCTTCATGGTGGTGAACAAGAAGGCGGAACACCCCGAAGCTGCCTTGAAAATGCTCAGCGTGGAGTATGAAGGCATCCGCCTCCTTGATTCTACAGCGCAGGAGCTGTATAAGGATCTGGGTGTAGGCTGGCTCAATTATCCGATTAATGTGCAGCTGGATTATCAGGATTCCCTGGCACGCGATGTTCCGATCTATGAGAAGGCGATTAAGGATAAGAATCTGGACGGCCTGCCGGCCCGCATCCTGCCGAGAGTCAAGGCGGTCTTGAAGAATAATGAGAATCCGAAAAAGGATATTCCCGCTTATGCCGATTCACTGGCCTTCTATACTGCCGCCTCCATCACCGGAGCGAAAGAAATTGTGAAGGTGGAGCCTGTGTTCTACGGCAAGACCGAAGCGATGCTTAAAAAGGGAGCCAATCTGGAAAAACTCGAAAACGAGACCTTTTTGAAAATCATCACCGGCACTTCTCCCCTTGAAGAATTCGACAAGTTCGTGAAGACCTGGAAGAGCATCGGAGGGGATGAAATCACCAAAGAGGTTGCTGAGGCAGTTGAGTCACCATGA
- a CDS encoding ABC transporter permease subunit encodes MRSRASIWNYHLMLLPGILLLIAFSVVPMFGIVIAFQDFQPTLGIFHSDWVGWENFEYMFSLPDSRLILGNTLSIALMKIIAGLTVPFVFALLFHEVANIKFKRTIQTIVYLPHFMSWVILSGVLINLLSLDGIINQMIQWFGGDPIMFLQSNHWFRFVIVSSDVWKEFGFNTIIYIAALTSINTNLYEAAAIDGANRFQRLTNITIPGLMTTVILLATLSLGNVLNAGFEQILNLYNPIVYESGDIIDTYVYRSGLLEIQYGLATAVGLLKSVVSFVLIAASYGLAARFANYRIF; translated from the coding sequence ATGAGAAGCAGGGCTTCCATCTGGAATTACCACCTGATGCTGCTCCCCGGCATATTGCTGCTCATAGCATTCAGCGTAGTTCCGATGTTCGGAATTGTGATTGCCTTCCAGGACTTTCAGCCTACGCTGGGCATCTTCCACTCGGATTGGGTGGGCTGGGAGAATTTCGAGTATATGTTCAGCCTGCCGGACAGCAGGCTGATTCTCGGAAACACCCTGAGCATTGCACTGATGAAGATCATTGCCGGATTGACCGTTCCCTTTGTCTTTGCCCTGCTGTTCCATGAAGTAGCGAATATTAAATTCAAGCGCACCATCCAAACGATTGTCTACCTGCCGCATTTCATGTCCTGGGTTATTCTATCAGGAGTGCTGATTAACCTGCTCAGTCTGGACGGCATTATCAATCAGATGATCCAGTGGTTCGGCGGTGATCCGATTATGTTCCTTCAGAGCAATCACTGGTTCCGCTTCGTGATCGTGTCGAGCGATGTGTGGAAGGAATTCGGCTTCAATACGATCATCTACATCGCTGCCCTGACTTCCATTAACACCAATCTGTACGAAGCAGCCGCCATTGATGGAGCGAACCGGTTCCAGCGGTTAACCAATATTACGATTCCGGGTCTGATGACCACGGTGATTCTGCTGGCGACCTTAAGCCTCGGCAATGTGCTGAATGCGGGCTTCGAGCAGATTCTCAACCTGTATAATCCGATTGTCTATGAGTCGGGGGATATCATTGATACTTATGTATACCGTTCAGGATTGCTTGAAATCCAGTATGGACTGGCAACAGCGGTAGGCCTGCTCAAATCGGTCGTAAGCTTTGTGCTGATTGCCGCTTCCTATGGTCTGGCTGCCCGGTTTGCCAACTACCGTATTTTCTGA
- a CDS encoding carbohydrate ABC transporter permease: MIRGTNRTVDIVIYCILTVIAFLSLAPVLNTLAISFSGKVAAMSGQVFFWPVDFNLEAYKSVISDRSFFTSFGVSVKRVLLGGAINLLVTVLMAYPLSKSNKHFPGRNIYMWFVIFCMLFNGGLIPWYMTINTYGLLDSIWALVLPTAVPVFNVILLMNFFKGVPKELEEAAGMDGAGAWRTLVTIYIPISLPSLATVTLFSVVGHWNAFFDGMILMNHKENWPLQTYIQQLIISVNSIMNTTDPEEVKRLSNMSSQLLNAAKVMVSMIPIMLIYPFLQRYFVSGIVLGAVKE; encoded by the coding sequence GTGATCCGCGGAACCAACCGGACTGTTGATATTGTGATTTATTGTATTCTAACCGTGATTGCTTTTCTCTCCTTGGCCCCCGTACTGAATACCTTGGCTATTTCGTTCAGCGGCAAGGTGGCGGCCATGTCGGGTCAGGTCTTCTTCTGGCCGGTTGATTTCAATCTGGAAGCCTATAAGTCGGTCATCAGTGACCGCAGCTTCTTCACTTCCTTTGGCGTATCTGTGAAAAGAGTGCTGCTCGGAGGAGCCATCAATCTGCTGGTTACCGTGCTGATGGCCTATCCTTTATCGAAATCGAACAAACATTTTCCGGGCAGAAATATCTATATGTGGTTCGTTATCTTCTGTATGCTGTTCAACGGCGGGCTGATCCCGTGGTATATGACGATCAATACGTACGGGCTGCTCGATTCCATCTGGGCGCTTGTGCTGCCTACCGCCGTTCCGGTATTTAATGTGATTCTGCTGATGAACTTCTTCAAAGGCGTTCCGAAGGAGTTGGAGGAGGCTGCCGGGATGGATGGGGCGGGGGCGTGGAGAACGCTGGTGACGATTTATATCCCCATCTCCCTGCCCTCACTCGCAACAGTCACCCTGTTCTCGGTCGTCGGTCACTGGAATGCGTTTTTTGACGGGATGATCCTGATGAACCACAAGGAGAATTGGCCGCTGCAAACGTATATCCAGCAATTGATTATCAGCGTGAATTCGATCATGAACACCACCGACCCGGAAGAGGTCAAGCGTCTGTCGAATATGTCGAGCCAACTGCTCAATGCGGCCAAGGTGATGGTCTCGATGATTCCGATCATGCTGATCTATCCGTTTCTGCAGCGGTATTTCGTCAGCGGAATCGTGCTCGGCGCCGTCAAAGAGTAA
- a CDS encoding sensor histidine kinase, translating to MLRYKDKRLKTGGVDLERPGRFIRNLRIKHKLFVSYLLVIIIPLSVLGWYSYDQSRNLLVQQARLTLTDNVSEIAANLDYKFGKLNAALDSFTFNSSVVSVFNNDYSDNYYYMYNDLNTIVEPLFNTLLFLNEEIRQLTVYTGNNITERKNTILPISSVSGKPWYEAAMASGQTHWIKEGTALSAVRRMVGGSGTQYDNLIYLGFDSKEIFAGLTNVVSGEYGVLVENGAGEPVYDYHSGLPSFASAQAAEERASDFIVISQALDVTGWKLVFYMPKNLIGVDAKTILRATMLTVGICLLILVPAVWLLSNAFVRRIYRLNRTMKRVTRGDLHVDIVVDSNDEIGELTSRFKDMLQSLNELFNEVYRSKVVQKDAELKALQAQINPHFLYNSLSLINWKAISIKAYDISKITTTLSKFYRTTLNRGQDVISVQDELENTKSYIDLQLIMHDHSFDVVYEVDPEVLGYHMIKLIMQPIVENAIEHGVDNKREGRGRISLRACFEEDTIVFSIEDNGPGMTQETMDTVLSRQSKSYGLFNAQERIRIYFGEAYGITIHSEIGQGTAVTVRIPKRTT from the coding sequence ATGCTACGTTATAAGGACAAGAGGCTTAAGACAGGAGGGGTAGATCTGGAGCGTCCAGGCCGGTTCATCAGGAATTTAAGAATTAAGCATAAGCTGTTTGTCTCTTATTTGCTCGTTATCATTATTCCGCTCAGTGTGCTTGGCTGGTATTCGTATGACCAATCCAGGAATCTGCTCGTTCAGCAGGCCCGGCTGACCTTAACCGACAATGTGTCGGAGATCGCCGCCAATCTGGATTATAAGTTCGGCAAGCTCAATGCCGCGCTGGACTCGTTCACCTTCAACTCCAGTGTGGTGTCCGTCTTCAACAATGATTACTCCGATAATTACTATTATATGTACAATGATCTGAACACCATCGTGGAGCCGCTGTTCAATACGCTTCTGTTCCTGAACGAAGAGATCCGCCAGCTGACGGTGTATACAGGGAACAACATCACGGAACGGAAGAATACGATTCTGCCGATTAGCAGCGTATCCGGGAAGCCCTGGTATGAAGCGGCGATGGCCAGCGGCCAGACGCATTGGATCAAGGAGGGCACGGCCTTGTCTGCGGTGCGGAGAATGGTGGGCGGCTCGGGAACGCAATATGACAACCTGATCTACTTAGGCTTTGACAGCAAGGAGATTTTTGCGGGTCTGACCAATGTGGTCTCCGGTGAGTACGGCGTTCTGGTCGAGAATGGAGCGGGGGAGCCTGTGTATGACTATCACAGCGGGCTGCCTTCCTTTGCATCGGCCCAAGCAGCGGAAGAGCGCGCAAGCGATTTCATTGTGATCTCTCAGGCGCTGGACGTGACGGGCTGGAAGCTTGTCTTTTATATGCCCAAGAACTTGATCGGTGTCGATGCCAAGACGATTCTCCGCGCCACCATGCTCACGGTCGGGATTTGCCTGCTGATTCTGGTGCCTGCGGTCTGGCTGTTGTCGAACGCTTTTGTGAGAAGGATCTACCGTCTGAACCGCACGATGAAAAGGGTGACCCGCGGGGACCTGCATGTGGATATTGTGGTCGATTCCAATGACGAGATCGGCGAGCTGACCTCGCGGTTCAAGGATATGCTGCAAAGTTTGAATGAACTGTTCAATGAAGTCTACCGCAGCAAGGTTGTGCAGAAGGACGCGGAGCTGAAAGCGCTGCAGGCCCAGATCAATCCGCATTTTCTCTATAACTCCCTGTCGCTGATCAACTGGAAGGCTATAAGCATTAAAGCGTATGACATCAGTAAAATTACCACAACCCTCTCGAAGTTCTACCGTACGACCCTGAACAGGGGGCAGGATGTTATCAGCGTTCAGGATGAACTGGAGAATACGAAGTCTTATATTGATCTGCAGCTGATTATGCATGACCACAGCTTCGATGTAGTGTATGAGGTGGACCCGGAGGTGCTGGGCTATCATATGATCAAGCTGATTATGCAGCCGATTGTAGAGAATGCGATTGAGCACGGCGTAGACAACAAGCGGGAGGGGCGCGGCAGGATCAGCCTGCGGGCTTGCTTCGAGGAAGATACGATTGTATTCAGCATTGAAGACAACGGTCCGGGAATGACTCAGGAGACCATGGATACGGTATTAAGCAGGCAATCCAAATCGTATGGACTGTTCAACGCCCAGGAGAGAATCCGGATTTATTTTGGCGAGGCGTACGGGATCACGATCCACAGCGAAATCGGCCAGGGTACGGCCGTGACGGTGAGAATTCCCAAGAGGACCACGTGA
- a CDS encoding RNA polymerase sigma factor: MLIRFREGSREAFEWLVRQYREPAVRFAYHLTGDYHTAEDLAQDCFAYLLVYPEKYDYRASFKTYLFTILRNKSIDSVRKRARQQSLPYTAESSSVHNPDEGNPERLAIIREEDVEWRRRLHQMKPDYGQAVYLVDVGQMSYEQAAAVMSRNQVSFKVLLHRARKKLRQIYEKEEWDCEVNGTGAAISG, translated from the coding sequence GTGCTAATCAGGTTCAGGGAAGGGAGCCGGGAGGCGTTTGAATGGCTGGTCCGGCAATACCGGGAGCCTGCTGTGCGGTTTGCGTACCACTTGACCGGGGATTATCATACCGCCGAGGATCTGGCGCAGGACTGCTTCGCCTATCTGCTGGTGTACCCGGAGAAATATGATTACCGGGCATCCTTCAAAACCTATCTGTTTACCATTCTCCGCAACAAGAGCATAGACTCGGTTCGTAAGCGTGCAAGGCAGCAGAGCTTGCCGTATACGGCGGAGAGCAGCAGCGTACATAACCCGGATGAGGGGAATCCTGAACGGCTGGCCATCATCCGGGAAGAGGATGTGGAATGGCGCAGAAGATTGCATCAGATGAAGCCGGACTACGGGCAGGCGGTATATCTGGTGGATGTGGGACAGATGTCTTATGAACAGGCAGCCGCAGTAATGAGCCGGAATCAAGTGAGCTTCAAGGTGCTGCTGCACCGGGCGCGCAAGAAGCTGAGGCAGATCTACGAGAAGGAGGAGTGGGATTGTGAAGTCAACGGAACAGGAGCAGCTATTTCTGGATGA
- a CDS encoding ABC transporter ATP-binding protein, with product MELIINHLTKTYGSKTALQDISFRVGEGIHGLLGPNGAGKTTLMRLLATLLTPSSGTVEIGGVPLQDKARVRELVGYLPQEFAFYPGMTVYEAMDYLALLSGIGGRSERKRRIDDLLEQVNLMEQRRTKVKALSGGMKRRLGVAQAMVHEPKLLIVDEPTAGLDPEERIRFRRLLGRFAERRIVLLSTHVVEDVESTCEQMTVLHQGSLRYHGRIGDLTAAAAGQVWIAELDRAEWERDRDRFPVLSAVPEGTGMRVRVLAEEQPFAGAQQAAPSIEDAYLHLMRREESYV from the coding sequence ATGGAGCTAATCATTAATCATTTGACCAAGACTTACGGAAGCAAGACGGCACTGCAGGATATCAGCTTTCGGGTAGGCGAGGGCATTCACGGCCTGCTGGGGCCGAACGGGGCAGGCAAAACTACGCTGATGCGACTGCTTGCCACCCTGCTAACGCCAAGCTCAGGAACGGTAGAGATAGGCGGGGTCCCTTTGCAGGATAAAGCCCGGGTGCGCGAACTGGTTGGCTATCTGCCGCAGGAGTTCGCCTTCTATCCCGGAATGACCGTCTATGAGGCTATGGATTATCTTGCGCTGCTGTCCGGGATTGGCGGCCGTTCCGAGCGGAAGCGGAGAATAGATGATCTGCTGGAGCAAGTGAACCTTATGGAGCAGCGCCGTACCAAGGTCAAGGCGCTGTCCGGCGGGATGAAGCGGCGGCTGGGCGTAGCCCAGGCCATGGTGCATGAGCCGAAGCTGCTGATTGTCGATGAGCCGACAGCGGGGCTGGACCCTGAGGAACGGATACGCTTCCGGCGGCTGCTGGGCCGGTTTGCGGAAAGGCGGATTGTTCTCTTGTCCACGCATGTGGTCGAGGATGTGGAATCCACCTGCGAGCAGATGACTGTGCTGCATCAGGGAAGTCTGCGTTATCACGGCCGGATAGGCGATCTGACCGCCGCCGCTGCCGGGCAGGTCTGGATCGCTGAGCTGGACCGGGCGGAATGGGAGCGTGACCGTGACCGGTTCCCGGTACTGTCTGCCGTGCCGGAAGGTACAGGCATGCGGGTCCGAGTGTTGGCGGAGGAGCAGCCCTTCGCAGGGGCACAGCAAGCCGCGCCATCGATTGAAGATGCGTACCTCCACCTGATGCGCAGGGAGGAATCCTACGTATGA
- a CDS encoding ABC transporter permease gives MMALIGKEMRMTLRSLVFYLFVIASVFFYFTSYATEETWGELGPPVINTPQNMGIAEQSYYGWTFPGDTRSLAEQMKIHMQRDLNAGAGEKLRLGFPMEVELDAGEKAAFTAAISQLDKVLKDPGQYTMDEVYQIAEALNSELGGSSMYQQGVSNYGYAITSVDEAMKAQQAQLAEYNAKVDGGELLPGAARYFSDYMSLPAGIFPVFLSAFLLLRDRSSRMNELIYSRRVSPWVYVGSKFIAQGIMLSMVYLILAVIGGWQTVDTLGFTGQTGQAIRTFLSYTAWWLLPTLWISVAFGMFGSMLFRRGIVPIALQIVWWFVSVLPLMGSYGLNRLFIRFNSPNDYNLYRGWADEIALNRSFYLLLAILLTAGAAWLWERNRSRLDSAQSIGKKKTKRTPAVPAPGALR, from the coding sequence ATGATGGCATTGATTGGCAAGGAGATGCGCATGACTCTGCGCAGCCTGGTATTCTATCTGTTTGTGATTGCCAGCGTGTTCTTCTATTTCACTTCTTATGCTACGGAGGAGACCTGGGGAGAGCTCGGTCCTCCTGTAATAAATACGCCGCAGAATATGGGGATTGCGGAACAGTCTTATTACGGCTGGACGTTCCCGGGGGATACCCGCAGCTTGGCTGAACAGATGAAGATTCATATGCAGCGGGATCTGAATGCGGGAGCCGGTGAGAAGCTCAGACTGGGCTTCCCGATGGAGGTGGAGCTGGATGCGGGAGAGAAGGCGGCCTTCACTGCTGCAATCTCGCAGCTGGATAAAGTCCTGAAGGACCCCGGCCAATATACCATGGATGAGGTTTACCAGATCGCTGAGGCATTGAACAGCGAATTGGGCGGAAGCAGTATGTATCAGCAAGGGGTGAGTAACTACGGTTATGCTATAACGTCTGTAGACGAAGCCATGAAGGCACAGCAAGCGCAGCTTGCGGAGTATAATGCGAAGGTGGACGGGGGGGAGCTGCTGCCAGGAGCCGCACGTTACTTCAGTGACTATATGTCACTGCCGGCAGGGATCTTCCCGGTCTTTCTGTCCGCCTTCCTGCTGCTCCGGGACCGCTCCAGCCGGATGAATGAATTGATCTACAGCCGCAGGGTCTCCCCGTGGGTGTATGTCGGGTCCAAGTTTATCGCCCAAGGGATTATGCTCTCTATGGTCTATCTCATTCTGGCTGTCATCGGGGGCTGGCAGACGGTGGATACCCTTGGGTTTACAGGTCAGACGGGGCAGGCCATAAGGACCTTTCTCAGCTATACGGCCTGGTGGCTGCTGCCCACCCTATGGATCTCGGTAGCCTTCGGGATGTTCGGCTCCATGCTGTTCCGCCGGGGCATTGTGCCTATTGCCCTGCAGATCGTCTGGTGGTTCGTATCCGTACTGCCGCTAATGGGCTCCTATGGGCTGAACCGGCTGTTCATCCGTTTCAATTCGCCTAATGACTATAACCTGTACAGAGGGTGGGCAGATGAGATTGCGCTTAACCGCAGCTTCTACCTGCTGCTGGCAATTCTTCTGACCGCCGGGGCAGCCTGGCTCTGGGAGCGAAACCGCAGCCGTCTGGATTCTGCACAGTCAATTGGCAAAAAAAAGACGAAGCGGACTCCGGCGGTCCCCGCACCCGGAGCACTGAGATGA
- a CDS encoding PAS domain S-box protein, translating into MSDTLFKHLYLRSSIGYAAVSITDGTMLMANPALCGMFGYTETELKELRYQDIVFPDEGDVLDHGQMMNDLISSPDRAIDTEKRFLHKNGEMIWVALHLFLIIDEQTGRPSHLIAELTEHTPDRISFAVPVGTLPGNVASDHEADALEVTGHRRMEEQLRESESRYKSLFEYNPSAISAMDLQGYIQSMNASLEQLTGYSRETLMHSSYCEIIEEDELEHVNMRFLAAAGGMAQTFDTRVIRHDGERVEVGMIYVPMLIDHEVVGVFAIISDITEPKRYLEQIEKLSYEHALILNSVSEGIFGMNLEGETVFINPAASVMLGYNPGELAGNIKLHTIAQTWMDGVLYPGGHRTLAELLKTNLSYEQEQEGIFWRQDGSSFLVKYRMTALYDNGEHKGAVVVFRDITEEKAVERAKDSAEKADRTKSEFLAIMSHELRTPMNGIIGMADLLSGTELTEEQQYYTQIIIKSGGALVHILNEVLDFSKIESGMMTLDLQPVDIRQVVQNVCELFYPRIQEKGLILRSDIERNVPAVVITDETRLRQVLVNLVGNAVKFTEEGEVGVCVKLEAAGEPGTLILRFSVTDTGIGIPQGSQNLLFQSFSQLDPSINRKYGGTGLGLAISKKLVELLDGAIGVNSVEGEGSEFYFTIGVMYSAEEPGQALLAGAAGAEEYKGGIFNLDHPEGRYGPLSILVAEDHLVNQQILQAFLKKRGYASDLAVNGEQAVEAVRSRHYDLVFMDIQMPVMDGIEATRQIREAMGLSPVIIAATAFARKEDEEMCLRAGMQDFIPKPIRGEELDRVLREWSGSIRR; encoded by the coding sequence TTGTCCGACACTCTATTTAAGCACTTGTACTTGCGGTCCTCAATAGGATATGCGGCAGTATCCATTACGGATGGTACTATGCTCATGGCCAACCCTGCGCTTTGCGGGATGTTTGGATACACCGAGACCGAACTCAAGGAGCTGCGTTACCAGGATATCGTCTTTCCGGATGAAGGGGATGTCCTGGATCACGGGCAGATGATGAACGATTTAATAAGCAGCCCAGATAGGGCTATAGATACCGAAAAGCGGTTCTTACATAAGAATGGAGAGATGATCTGGGTTGCCCTGCATCTCTTTCTGATCATTGATGAACAGACCGGCCGTCCCTCCCATCTGATTGCGGAGCTGACGGAGCACACCCCGGATAGGATTTCATTCGCCGTTCCCGTCGGAACGCTGCCCGGCAATGTGGCAAGCGACCACGAAGCGGATGCGCTGGAAGTGACCGGGCACCGCCGGATGGAAGAGCAGCTCCGCGAGAGCGAGAGCCGCTACAAGTCGCTTTTCGAATACAATCCGTCTGCCATCAGTGCCATGGATCTGCAGGGGTACATACAGTCAATGAATGCCAGTCTGGAGCAGCTGACCGGATACAGCAGGGAGACCCTGATGCATTCCAGTTACTGTGAGATCATTGAAGAGGATGAGCTGGAGCATGTGAATATGCGGTTTCTGGCGGCAGCCGGAGGCATGGCCCAGACCTTCGACACCCGGGTGATCCGTCACGACGGGGAGAGAGTGGAGGTGGGGATGATTTATGTCCCTATGCTGATTGATCATGAGGTGGTCGGCGTATTCGCCATTATCAGTGATATTACAGAGCCTAAGCGTTATCTGGAGCAGATTGAGAAGCTTAGCTATGAGCATGCGCTGATCCTGAACTCCGTGTCTGAGGGGATTTTTGGCATGAATCTGGAGGGGGAGACCGTATTTATCAATCCCGCTGCGTCTGTCATGCTCGGATATAACCCTGGGGAGCTTGCCGGCAATATTAAGCTGCATACGATAGCGCAGACCTGGATGGACGGCGTGCTGTATCCCGGAGGACACCGAACGCTGGCGGAGCTGCTCAAGACCAACCTCTCTTATGAGCAGGAGCAGGAAGGGATCTTCTGGCGTCAGGACGGCTCCAGCTTCCTGGTCAAATACCGGATGACGGCACTATATGATAACGGCGAGCACAAGGGTGCGGTGGTGGTCTTCCGGGATATCACCGAGGAGAAGGCCGTGGAGCGTGCCAAGGATTCTGCGGAGAAGGCCGACCGGACCAAGTCGGAGTTTCTGGCGATTATGAGCCACGAGCTGCGCACGCCAATGAATGGAATTATCGGGATGGCCGATCTTTTGTCGGGAACAGAGCTTACGGAGGAGCAGCAATATTATACCCAGATTATTATTAAAAGCGGCGGCGCGCTTGTACATATTCTCAACGAGGTTCTGGATTTCAGCAAGATTGAATCCGGTATGATGACGCTGGATCTGCAGCCGGTCGATATCCGGCAGGTGGTCCAGAACGTATGCGAGCTTTTTTATCCGCGTATCCAGGAGAAGGGGCTGATTCTGCGCAGCGATATTGAGCGCAACGTTCCGGCGGTTGTCATCACCGACGAAACCAGGCTGAGGCAGGTTCTGGTGAACCTCGTCGGCAATGCGGTCAAGTTCACGGAAGAAGGCGAGGTCGGCGTCTGCGTGAAGCTGGAGGCTGCCGGGGAGCCGGGCACACTGATTCTGAGGTTCTCGGTGACCGATACCGGGATTGGCATTCCGCAGGGCAGCCAGAACCTGTTATTCCAGTCCTTTTCCCAGCTTGACCCTTCGATCAACCGCAAATACGGCGGGACAGGACTGGGGCTGGCGATCAGCAAGAAGCTGGTCGAGCTGCTGGATGGTGCGATTGGTGTGAACAGCGTCGAAGGGGAAGGCTCGGAGTTCTACTTCACCATCGGCGTGATGTATTCGGCAGAGGAGCCGGGCCAAGCGCTGCTGGCAGGAGCTGCCGGTGCGGAAGAGTATAAGGGCGGGATCTTCAATCTGGATCATCCCGAGGGTCGATACGGCCCCCTGTCCATTCTTGTCGCTGAGGATCATCTGGTGAATCAGCAGATCCTGCAGGCTTTTCTCAAAAAACGCGGCTACGCCTCGGACCTGGCAGTGAACGGGGAGCAGGCGGTAGAAGCTGTGCGGTCCCGGCATTACGATCTGGTGTTCATGGATATTCAAATGCCGGTAATGGACGGAATTGAAGCCACCCGGCAGATCCGCGAGGCAATGGGCCTGTCCCCGGTAATTATTGCCGCCACCGCCTTTGCCCGGAAGGAAGATGAAGAGATGTGCCTCCGGGCAGGTATGCAGGACTTTATTCCCAAGCCGATCCGTGGCGAAGAGCTGGACAGAGTGCTGAGGGAATGGTCCGGCAGCATCCGCAGATAA
- a CDS encoding NusG domain II-containing protein, whose amino-acid sequence MKRGDFLLILIVLLAAGSIYGYKWFSNHNHPYKQGELEAVITVNGKAYKTVQLTKEEQIIDIRTTYGHNTLKVYDYGIQMTYSDAPLTIALDMGFISRPKQQIICIPARLLVEISNPESSLEDDDALDAVI is encoded by the coding sequence ATGAAGCGCGGAGATTTCCTGCTGATTCTCATTGTCTTGCTGGCCGCCGGCTCCATCTACGGCTACAAGTGGTTCTCTAACCACAATCATCCGTATAAGCAAGGGGAGCTGGAGGCAGTAATCACAGTGAACGGCAAAGCCTACAAGACTGTACAGCTGACCAAGGAAGAGCAGATTATTGATATCCGCACTACATATGGTCATAACACGCTGAAGGTATACGATTATGGTATTCAAATGACCTATTCCGATGCTCCGCTGACCATTGCGCTGGACATGGGATTCATCTCCAGGCCGAAGCAGCAGATCATCTGCATTCCGGCCCGTCTCCTGGTGGAAATCTCGAACCCGGAGTCTTCGCTGGAGGATGACGATGCGCTGGACGCAGTCATCTAG